GCAAACCTGGTGCCTTCTGCGGCGGAAACCCATTCCAATCGAAATCGTTCAGGCTCAATGCCAAAATCCTCCAGCATGAGTGTGATGGCTTCGGCCCTCTTCTCTGCTTTCAGATTTCCGTCTTGATAGTGGCAGTCTCCAGGGTGACATCCGCAGATTAAAACACCGTCGCCCCCCTTTGTCAGGGCATCTACGACCAGATTTGGATGGATCATGCCCGAGCACATCACCCGGATGATTCTTAAGCTGGTCGGATACTGGATCCTGGATACTCCTGCCAAGTCAGCTCCGGCATAA
The window above is part of the Candidatus Eisenbacteria bacterium genome. Proteins encoded here:
- a CDS encoding hydrogenase iron-sulfur subunit codes for the protein MNEKFEPLIIGFCCNWCSYAGADLAGVSRIQYPTSLRIIRVMCSGMIHPNLVVDALTKGGDGVLICGCHPGDCHYQDGNLKAEKRAEAITLMLEDFGIEPERFRLEWVSAAEGTRFA